One Bemisia tabaci chromosome 7, PGI_BMITA_v3 DNA window includes the following coding sequences:
- the LOC109032239 gene encoding uncharacterized protein — MKFSVSIAVILALFASAQALPSRMGRQEEAAAVPEDPPPLPPLLNRPPSLRTPLLPPSLRPPSPPKETNTPTNTSTNTNPPTTSTNPPTTSTNPHPPTTSPSQSTTTRSASPRSTHTPSTSTPSSPPSSTLALSSATSSSLSPSTSSTPSSGPSLKPSALVSQCPPHTTTRSLIQNHTITNKKVE, encoded by the exons ATGAAATTCAGCGTTAGCATTGCTGTGATTCTGGCTCTATTCGCCTCCGCCCAGGCCCTGCCGAGCCGCATGGGGCGCCAAGAAGAGGCCGCCGCTGTCCCCGAAGACCCGCCGCCGCTGCCGCCCCTGCTGAACCGGCCGCCGTCGCTGAGGACGCCCCTGCTGCCCCCGTCGCTGAGGCCGCCGTCGCCCCCGAAGGAGACAAACACGCCCACGAACACGAGCACGAACACAAACCCACCCACCACGAGCACAAACCCACCCACCACGAGCACAAACCCGCACCCACCCACTACGAGTCCGAGCCAGAGCACTACTACGAGGTCAGCAAGCCCCAGGTCCACCCACACCCCATCAACCTCCACGCCATCCTCACCGCCCTCAAGTACGTTGGCCCTGTCGTCGGCGACCTCATCCAGCCTTTCGCCCTCAACATCGTCCACGCCATCATCGGGGCCATCACTGAAACCCTCAGCTCTG GTTTCTCAATGCCCACCCCACACCACTACCCGGTCTCTTATCCAGAACCACACCATCACGAATAAGAAGGTTGAATAA